From a region of the Gemmatimonadota bacterium genome:
- a CDS encoding transglutaminase domain-containing protein, which yields IETLLSLDNRPLNIARDKMKRLIVDCRHFATLLSTVLRHRGIPARSRWGFATYLEETHYQNHCLCEYWDAKEGRWVLEDPDIEMHDVSSDQFIAAGRAWQMCREDQNNGTLFGFGRHPRGQGLSKVRGILVGDLAALNGFEMLSDDWWGLLLKNNKDVTKDDTALLDRVAALTLTDEEFDKRRELYENSEALRVPAIIETHAPRDSRHIYIDWQKEA from the coding sequence ATTGAGACACTGCTTTCCCTTGATAACCGCCCGCTCAACATCGCTCGCGATAAAATGAAACGTCTGATTGTCGATTGCCGCCATTTCGCTACGCTGTTATCCACAGTGTTACGTCATAGGGGGATACCTGCACGCAGTCGCTGGGGATTTGCCACATATCTTGAGGAGACACACTATCAAAATCACTGTCTCTGTGAATACTGGGACGCCAAAGAAGGCCGGTGGGTGCTGGAGGATCCCGATATAGAGATGCATGACGTGTCGTCTGATCAGTTCATTGCAGCAGGACGAGCCTGGCAGATGTGCCGCGAGGATCAAAATAATGGGACTCTTTTCGGTTTTGGACGTCATCCTCGTGGACAAGGGCTGTCTAAGGTTCGTGGAATACTGGTGGGCGACTTGGCGGCTCTCAACGGCTTTGAGATGCTTTCCGATGACTGGTGGGGGCTGTTGCTTAAGAATAATAAGGATGTGACTAAAGACGATACCGCTTTGTTAGATCGGGTAGCCGCGTTGACGTTGACAGATGAAGAATTCGACAAGCGACGAGAATTGTATGAAAATAGCGAAGCATTGCGGGTACCCGCTATCATTGAGACTCACGCTCCAAGGGATAGCCGTCATATTTACATCGACTGGCAAAAGGAAGCTTGA